In Parasphingorhabdus halotolerans, a single window of DNA contains:
- a CDS encoding malonic semialdehyde reductase, giving the protein MNTPLDDKALDQIFLEARTYNGYHDKPVTEGQLHGIWDLMKMGPTSANMLPARMVWCHSQEAKNRLADRSSEGNQEKIRTAPAAVIIGMDQNFHEYLPELFPHADAKSWFENDPEARVTHAMRNSSLQGAYFIIAARALGLDTGPMSGFDNDAVDKEFFGDQPNVKSNFISTLGYGDPSTIFDRSPRPDFGKFNSII; this is encoded by the coding sequence ATGAATACTCCCCTTGATGACAAAGCCCTCGATCAAATATTCCTCGAGGCGCGCACTTACAATGGATATCATGATAAGCCAGTAACCGAAGGCCAGCTTCATGGTATTTGGGATCTCATGAAGATGGGGCCGACCAGCGCTAACATGCTTCCCGCAAGAATGGTCTGGTGTCACAGTCAAGAAGCAAAAAACCGTTTAGCTGATCGCTCATCTGAAGGTAATCAGGAAAAAATTCGCACGGCTCCCGCCGCTGTGATCATTGGCATGGATCAGAATTTCCACGAATATCTACCAGAGCTGTTCCCGCACGCCGATGCGAAAAGCTGGTTTGAAAATGACCCGGAAGCGAGGGTCACACATGCAATGCGTAACAGCTCGCTACAGGGCGCTTATTTTATTATTGCCGCCCGTGCGCTTGGTCTTGATACTGGCCCAATGTCCGGGTTTGATAATGACGCGGTCGACAAAGAGTTTTTCGGCGATCAACCCAATGTGAAATCCAACTTTATCTCGACTTTGGGTTACGGAGATCCATCAACTATCTTTGATCGCAGCCCACGACCTGACTTTGGCAAATTCAATAGCATCATTTAG
- the tsaB gene encoding tRNA (adenosine(37)-N6)-threonylcarbamoyltransferase complex dimerization subunit type 1 TsaB produces the protein MDRLLAIDTATPACSVALFDHGEIVASNYQEIGRGHAERLIPMIKALPDNGRAKKIIVNCGPGSFTGVRIGLSAAKALALAWNAKVSAYQCLHLIAAQALEG, from the coding sequence GTGGACAGGCTTCTTGCGATAGATACGGCTACACCGGCTTGCTCTGTCGCGCTTTTTGATCATGGTGAGATTGTTGCTAGCAACTATCAAGAAATTGGTCGCGGCCATGCTGAAAGACTGATCCCGATGATCAAGGCATTGCCTGACAATGGGCGAGCAAAAAAAATAATCGTCAACTGCGGCCCGGGCAGTTTTACGGGTGTGAGAATTGGCCTATCGGCTGCGAAGGCATTGGCTCTCGCCTGGAACGCAAAGGTTTCGGCATATCAATGCCTCCATCTGATCGCAGCACAGGCACTTGAGGGATGA
- the rimI gene encoding ribosomal protein S18-alanine N-acetyltransferase: MIVLSEGSLNDLLIVMEIMTEAFSPEFGESWNENQCRSMLSLPGTKLILAQTNQDYCGFIISRTVLDEEELLMIAVSPGYQKKGLGRILLKKLIENARNRGITSIFLEVRSTNKAQILYGKFGFQKIGFRKAYYTGNDAQKFDAISYRLDL; encoded by the coding sequence GTGATTGTTTTGTCGGAAGGCAGCCTCAACGATCTTCTAATCGTGATGGAGATAATGACAGAAGCATTTTCCCCTGAGTTTGGAGAATCGTGGAACGAGAATCAGTGCCGATCGATGCTGTCCCTTCCGGGCACAAAACTCATTCTCGCTCAGACTAATCAAGATTATTGCGGTTTTATAATCAGTCGAACAGTGCTTGATGAGGAAGAATTATTGATGATTGCGGTAAGCCCCGGTTATCAAAAAAAAGGATTAGGCCGAATATTGCTCAAAAAACTTATCGAGAATGCCCGAAATCGTGGCATTACGTCAATTTTTTTGGAAGTCAGATCGACCAATAAAGCCCAAATATTATACGGCAAATTCGGATTTCAAAAGATTGGTTTTCGAAAAGCTTATTATACCGGAAACGACGCTCAAAAGTTTGATGCTATTAGCTATCGGCTTGATCTTTAA
- a CDS encoding MucR family transcriptional regulator — translation MTEEEIALNETLITLTSDIVAAHVSNNSVAVSDLPLIISNVHGALAELSGNSVAAARSEPAVPIKSSIKPDYVVCLEDGKKLKMLKRHLMTHYKMTPDDYRTKWGLPASYPMVAPNYAEKRRELAKAIGLGKKRGKK, via the coding sequence ATGACAGAGGAAGAAATTGCTCTGAATGAGACACTCATTACTCTCACTTCAGACATAGTAGCAGCTCATGTGAGCAACAACAGCGTAGCCGTTTCAGATTTACCGTTAATTATCAGCAACGTGCATGGTGCGTTAGCAGAGTTATCCGGAAATTCAGTTGCTGCGGCACGGTCTGAACCAGCCGTACCGATTAAGTCATCAATCAAGCCAGATTACGTTGTATGCCTGGAAGATGGCAAGAAACTAAAAATGCTTAAACGCCACCTGATGACCCACTATAAAATGACACCAGATGACTACCGGACAAAATGGGGACTCCCTGCAAGCTACCCCATGGTTGCGCCCAACTATGCTGAAAAACGCCGCGAACTCGCCAAGGCAATTGGACTTGGTAAAAAGCGTGGCAAAAAATAG
- a CDS encoding Fur family transcriptional regulator — protein MAQKIDLEALCAEKGLRITDQRRVIARVISDAEDHPDVETLHERASSVDSRISIATVYRTVRLFEEAGILDRHDFGDGRARYEAVPEAHHDHLIDVETGKVIEFVDPELEALQKQIAEKLGYRLVDHRMELYGVSSERDK, from the coding sequence ATGGCTCAAAAAATCGATCTCGAAGCGCTTTGCGCGGAAAAAGGCTTGCGTATTACCGACCAGCGTCGTGTGATTGCCCGCGTAATTTCTGACGCCGAAGATCATCCTGATGTAGAAACGCTGCACGAACGCGCATCGTCCGTCGATTCCCGCATTTCAATTGCCACCGTTTACCGCACTGTTCGCTTATTTGAAGAAGCCGGAATATTGGACCGGCATGATTTTGGCGATGGAAGGGCACGCTATGAAGCTGTACCGGAAGCGCATCATGATCATCTGATTGATGTGGAAACTGGCAAAGTCATAGAATTTGTTGACCCGGAGCTAGAAGCTTTGCAAAAACAAATTGCGGAAAAATTAGGCTACCGTCTCGTCGATCACCGAATGGAATTATATGGTGTCTCCTCTGAACGGGATAAATAA
- a CDS encoding lysophospholipid acyltransferase family protein translates to MNCGAVVRTSGKRLENDVFYVSNHITWFDIPIIAGQTGCTFIAQDGIASWPVIGTLCRINKTIFVSRTSRMNVGGQIEIVREALEEKYPITVFPEGTTTDGHSLLPFKPSLFQAMAPPPRPIMVQPMLLNYGKVSKDIAWIGEESAAANAVRLFSRFGAIQATLHFLEPFDPADFGDRKSICAEAERRISRALSASLSGEAVV, encoded by the coding sequence TTGAACTGCGGTGCGGTCGTTCGCACCAGCGGAAAGCGGCTCGAAAACGACGTGTTCTACGTCTCCAATCATATAACATGGTTTGATATTCCCATCATCGCCGGGCAAACCGGGTGTACGTTTATCGCACAGGACGGGATCGCCAGTTGGCCGGTTATCGGCACACTTTGCCGGATCAATAAAACTATCTTTGTTTCGCGGACCAGCCGCATGAATGTTGGTGGTCAAATCGAAATCGTTCGCGAAGCCCTAGAAGAAAAATATCCGATTACGGTGTTTCCCGAAGGTACCACCACGGATGGTCATAGCCTGCTTCCTTTTAAGCCGTCACTTTTTCAGGCAATGGCACCGCCGCCAAGGCCCATCATGGTTCAACCTATGTTACTGAATTACGGTAAGGTCAGCAAAGATATAGCTTGGATCGGCGAAGAAAGCGCTGCTGCAAACGCGGTCCGACTATTTTCGCGTTTTGGAGCGATACAGGCCACTCTCCATTTTCTGGAGCCATTTGATCCCGCTGATTTCGGCGACCGAAAGTCGATTTGTGCGGAAGCCGAAAGGCGGATAAGCAGAGCGCTTTCCGCTTCACTGTCAGGCGAGGCCGTAGTATAG
- the miaB gene encoding tRNA (N6-isopentenyl adenosine(37)-C2)-methylthiotransferase MiaB: MSKNQISRPDPKKFRIKSFGCQMNVYDGERMFEMLIDQGMTDAADGEEADLVVLNTCHIREKAAEKVYSDIGRLRKKDGTSPMIAVAGCVAQAEGKEISRRAPSVDIVVGPQAYHRLPELITRAKTGKKALDTDMPAASKFDALPTRGKQARPNAFLTVQEGCDKFCTYCVVPYTRGAEISRPWIDLIDEAKALVDGGAKEITLLGQNVNAWTGQDDNGKTHGLDGLIRALDDIPGLKRIRYTTSHANDMTDALIAAHADVGKLMPYLHLPVQSGSDRILKAMNRSHTTESYLEILHRVRNARPDIALSGDFIVGFPGETDADFEDTLSIVREANYSQAYSFKYSPRPGTPAATMDDQIAPEIMDERLQRLQALLNEQQHDFNIQTIGRETEILLERIGKLDGQLVGKTPWLQSVHVIAPGLKIGDMVDVEIEAAGPNSMTGRIRERIAA; encoded by the coding sequence ATGTCCAAAAACCAAATCTCGAGACCCGATCCAAAAAAATTCCGTATCAAGTCCTTTGGCTGCCAAATGAACGTATATGATGGCGAACGTATGTTCGAAATGCTGATCGACCAAGGCATGACTGATGCCGCCGATGGCGAAGAGGCGGATCTGGTAGTTCTCAACACCTGCCATATTCGCGAAAAAGCGGCAGAAAAAGTCTATTCCGATATTGGACGGTTGCGCAAAAAAGATGGCACCAGCCCGATGATTGCGGTGGCCGGTTGTGTCGCGCAAGCGGAAGGCAAAGAAATTTCGCGGCGCGCGCCCAGCGTCGATATCGTCGTTGGCCCGCAAGCGTACCACCGCCTTCCTGAACTGATCACCCGGGCAAAAACAGGCAAGAAGGCGCTCGACACCGACATGCCCGCCGCATCAAAATTTGATGCACTGCCAACCCGAGGAAAGCAGGCACGCCCAAATGCCTTTCTTACCGTGCAGGAAGGTTGCGACAAATTTTGCACGTATTGCGTGGTGCCCTATACCCGCGGTGCTGAAATATCTCGTCCCTGGATTGATTTGATTGACGAGGCCAAGGCGCTTGTCGATGGCGGCGCTAAAGAAATAACACTGCTCGGGCAAAATGTGAATGCTTGGACCGGCCAAGATGACAACGGCAAAACACACGGTCTTGATGGTTTGATCCGAGCGCTGGACGATATTCCGGGCTTGAAACGTATCCGCTACACTACCAGCCATGCCAATGACATGACGGACGCGCTGATTGCCGCCCATGCGGACGTCGGCAAGCTTATGCCTTATCTGCATTTACCCGTACAATCTGGCAGCGATCGAATTTTAAAGGCGATGAACCGCTCGCACACCACCGAAAGCTATCTCGAAATTTTACACCGCGTGAGGAATGCGCGGCCCGACATTGCTCTCTCTGGTGACTTTATCGTCGGATTTCCAGGCGAAACTGATGCAGATTTTGAAGATACGTTGAGCATCGTGCGCGAAGCCAACTATTCGCAGGCTTATTCATTCAAATATTCCCCCCGCCCAGGCACGCCTGCCGCGACGATGGACGATCAAATCGCACCGGAAATCATGGACGAACGACTCCAGAGATTGCAGGCTCTACTCAATGAACAGCAACATGACTTTAATATTCAAACCATTGGTCGCGAGACCGAAATCCTGCTTGAACGTATCGGCAAGCTGGACGGGCAGCTTGTGGGCAAGACGCCTTGGTTGCAGTCGGTTCACGTCATCGCACCCGGGCTGAAAATCGGCGATATGGTTGATGTGGAAATTGAAGCCGCTGGTCCCAATAGTATGACCGGTCGAATTAGAGAAAGAATCGCTGCCTGA
- a CDS encoding PhoH family protein — protein MPRKTTSKAETNLVTLDIEFDDPQLLGELFGQYDRNIVTIEDRLGVYIAARGQRLKIEGQEEAANQARDVLAGIYNRLENGQEIDGGAVEAIITMVADPRVAKIANPNLKSSQIDVSQAPKVMIKTRKKTIFPRSVRQAHYMEALARDDLIFALGPAGTGKTYLAVAQAVSQLVSGSVDRLILSRPAVEAGEKIGFLPGDMKEKVDPFLRPLYDALYDTLPAEQVERRIESGEIEIAPIAFMRGRTLADAFVILDEAQNTTPAQMKMFLTRFGMNSRMVVCGDPKQVDLPAHATSGLADAVSKLQDVDKVSMVEFGAADVVRHPLVGKIVEAYEGKDAGG, from the coding sequence ATGCCGCGCAAAACTACGAGTAAAGCGGAAACCAATCTTGTAACGCTTGATATTGAATTTGATGATCCACAACTGCTTGGTGAATTATTTGGTCAATATGACAGGAATATCGTCACCATTGAAGACCGGCTCGGAGTCTACATTGCAGCACGTGGTCAAAGGTTGAAAATCGAGGGTCAGGAGGAAGCTGCCAATCAGGCGCGTGATGTTCTGGCCGGCATCTATAACAGACTGGAAAACGGACAAGAAATCGACGGAGGCGCCGTCGAAGCAATCATCACAATGGTGGCGGACCCACGGGTCGCAAAGATAGCCAATCCTAATTTAAAATCATCTCAGATTGATGTTTCACAGGCACCAAAAGTGATGATCAAAACGCGCAAAAAAACCATATTCCCGCGTTCTGTTCGCCAAGCCCACTATATGGAAGCGCTCGCACGCGATGATCTGATTTTTGCACTTGGCCCTGCAGGTACGGGCAAAACCTATCTCGCAGTAGCACAAGCGGTATCACAACTGGTCAGCGGTTCAGTGGATCGGCTTATTTTATCCCGGCCAGCCGTTGAAGCAGGCGAGAAAATCGGTTTCCTTCCTGGGGATATGAAGGAGAAAGTCGATCCGTTTCTTCGCCCTCTATACGATGCTCTCTACGACACTTTGCCTGCCGAACAGGTAGAACGCCGGATTGAAAGTGGTGAAATCGAAATTGCGCCAATTGCATTCATGCGCGGGCGCACATTGGCAGATGCGTTTGTTATTCTCGACGAAGCGCAAAACACGACGCCAGCTCAAATGAAGATGTTTCTCACCCGATTTGGCATGAACAGCCGCATGGTGGTTTGCGGAGACCCCAAACAGGTCGATCTCCCGGCCCATGCAACATCCGGCCTCGCTGATGCAGTGAGCAAGCTGCAGGACGTCGACAAAGTCAGTATGGTCGAATTTGGCGCCGCTGATGTTGTGCGCCATCCGCTCGTCGGCAAGATTGTCGAAGCCTATGAGGGCAAAGATGCTGGAGGTTGA
- the ybeY gene encoding rRNA maturation RNase YbeY: protein MAEQPFALEISVKFAENGEVKQLNKDYRHKDKPTNILSFPQVQRDLLSGLANSDDGEILLGDMILARDICIDEAKDKDVTLSDHVSHLLVHGTLHLLGYDHDDEADALIMEALEVRALKNLGIADPYADQSQ, encoded by the coding sequence ATGGCAGAGCAACCGTTTGCCTTGGAAATTAGCGTAAAATTCGCTGAGAATGGCGAAGTGAAGCAATTGAACAAGGACTACCGCCACAAGGATAAGCCGACCAACATATTGTCGTTTCCACAGGTTCAACGGGATCTACTGAGCGGCTTAGCCAATAGCGATGATGGAGAAATCCTGCTCGGCGACATGATTCTGGCCCGGGATATTTGCATCGACGAAGCAAAGGACAAAGATGTAACATTGTCCGACCACGTCTCTCATCTTCTTGTCCATGGCACCCTGCATTTGCTGGGATATGACCATGATGACGAAGCCGACGCGCTTATTATGGAAGCCTTGGAAGTGCGTGCACTCAAGAACTTAGGTATCGCTGATCCCTATGCTGATCAGAGCCAATAA
- a CDS encoding hemolysin family protein, which translates to MTDDNGNGGATENTVRSNGTANREADEPGQIWRKLKALLFGGEEDNSLRAQIEEVIDEHENDAESDSSEDGDISPVEVEMLRNLLHFSDNRVDDIAVPRADIIAIEVSAPFSEFVDIFSEHGHSRIPVYRDNLDTIIGMIHIKDIFAIVAKGGTPPTDITPLLRQPRFVPESMGVLDLLAEMRATRTHLAIIIDEYSGTEGLLTIEDIVEEIVGEIEDEHDDEPIPMLVQRASGIWEVDARAELDDVGKEIDPALEEIDEDVDTIGGLAFVLAGHIPTQGEILEHPSGWRLEIREADDRKVRKLRLHPPEEPVGTEA; encoded by the coding sequence ATGACAGACGATAATGGCAACGGCGGAGCGACTGAAAATACAGTCCGTTCAAATGGAACCGCTAACAGGGAAGCAGATGAACCAGGCCAGATATGGCGCAAGCTGAAAGCATTGCTTTTTGGTGGAGAGGAAGACAATAGTCTCCGGGCCCAGATAGAAGAGGTTATCGACGAACACGAGAATGATGCAGAGAGCGATAGCAGCGAAGACGGAGATATTTCTCCGGTTGAAGTAGAAATGCTCCGCAATCTGCTACATTTTAGTGACAATCGGGTTGATGATATTGCAGTTCCCCGAGCCGACATAATCGCCATCGAGGTGAGCGCACCGTTCAGCGAGTTTGTCGATATATTCTCAGAACATGGTCATAGTCGGATACCGGTCTATCGAGACAATCTCGACACGATTATAGGTATGATCCATATCAAGGATATTTTCGCAATTGTCGCCAAAGGCGGCACTCCGCCAACGGATATTACACCGCTTCTGCGGCAACCGCGGTTTGTTCCGGAATCGATGGGTGTCTTGGATCTGCTCGCCGAAATGCGGGCAACGCGAACCCATCTGGCCATTATCATTGATGAATATAGCGGCACCGAGGGCCTATTGACGATTGAAGATATTGTCGAAGAAATCGTTGGTGAAATCGAAGATGAACATGATGATGAACCCATTCCCATGCTAGTGCAGCGCGCAAGCGGCATCTGGGAAGTTGACGCACGTGCCGAACTTGATGATGTGGGCAAGGAAATTGATCCCGCACTGGAAGAAATAGACGAGGATGTCGATACGATTGGCGGTTTGGCATTTGTTTTGGCGGGTCATATTCCTACCCAAGGCGAAATTCTTGAGCATCCTAGTGGCTGGAGACTCGAAATTCGCGAAGCGGATGACAGGAAGGTTAGAAAACTGCGACTTCATCCACCGGAAGAACCTGTGGGCACCGAAGCATAA
- a CDS encoding MOSC domain-containing protein has protein sequence MIETIIDTLLIGKPQVFTDDGQLSAIVKTPIFDDIWLGEFGFEGNEVADMLHHGGRDKAIHLYPIEHYDFWQEKYPDVDALNQPGAFGENISCANMTEDKLCLGDIFRIGDALIQCSHARQPCWKLDHRFGKPDVLKTVLKTTKSGSYFRVLEPGKVQAGDSISQEHRPFPKWPLDEVFRLIIGGAHKGREDDLKYLANMSVLADSWRNRARQML, from the coding sequence ATGATTGAAACTATAATTGATACTTTACTGATCGGCAAACCGCAGGTTTTTACTGATGATGGTCAGTTGAGCGCTATCGTAAAGACACCGATATTTGATGACATTTGGCTCGGTGAGTTTGGATTTGAAGGCAATGAAGTGGCAGATATGTTACATCATGGCGGGCGCGATAAAGCGATACACCTTTATCCGATCGAACATTATGATTTTTGGCAGGAAAAATATCCCGATGTCGATGCTTTAAATCAGCCGGGCGCTTTTGGCGAAAACATAAGCTGTGCCAACATGACCGAAGACAAGCTTTGTCTGGGTGATATTTTTCGTATTGGTGATGCGCTGATCCAATGTAGCCATGCGCGGCAACCGTGTTGGAAATTAGACCATCGGTTTGGCAAGCCGGATGTGTTAAAAACGGTGTTGAAAACCACCAAATCCGGTTCGTATTTTCGGGTGCTTGAGCCCGGTAAGGTGCAGGCTGGAGACAGCATCAGTCAGGAACATCGACCATTTCCGAAATGGCCTTTGGATGAAGTTTTCCGGCTCATTATCGGCGGTGCCCACAAGGGCAGGGAAGATGATCTTAAATATCTCGCGAATATGAGCGTCTTGGCAGATAGTTGGCGGAATCGTGCACGGCAAATGCTTTGA
- a CDS encoding glycosyltransferase family 4 protein has protein sequence MEMSDLRIALFSGNYNMTVDGANKALNRLVGYLLSKGAQVRVYSPTIDNPGFQPTGELVSVPSMVIPNRPEYRIPLSFSRRVQRDIEAFNPNVLHISSPDRVSRQAAAWARRRNIPVIASVHTRFETYFRYYNMSFVEPLMVAWIRKLYRRCDALIAPSESFAQVLREQRMNFDIGIWTRGVERDIFSPDRRDMEWRRSIGLADDEPAIAFLGRLVMEKGLDVFADTIDQLKRQKVRHEVIVIGEGPAGDWFRSRMPNAKFVGFQSGKDLARAMASSDMLFNPSVTETFGNVTLEAMACGKPVVAARATGSASIVKDGVTGYLVEPGSITGFADRLQNYCNDPGLRKKHGNAALAESNKYDWDTINQVVADTYIRLIRQRQSGQGPIQSKAIR, from the coding sequence ATGGAAATGAGTGACCTTCGCATCGCGCTATTTAGCGGCAACTACAATATGACGGTAGATGGCGCCAATAAGGCGCTGAACCGGCTTGTGGGCTATTTGTTGAGCAAGGGCGCACAGGTTCGTGTTTACTCCCCTACAATTGACAATCCCGGCTTCCAACCAACTGGTGAGCTCGTAAGCGTACCTTCCATGGTCATCCCGAACCGTCCAGAATATAGGATACCGCTATCATTTTCCCGCCGGGTTCAGCGGGATATTGAAGCCTTTAATCCGAATGTTCTGCATATTTCGAGCCCGGACCGGGTTTCGCGTCAGGCGGCTGCCTGGGCACGACGGCGCAATATCCCGGTGATTGCGTCGGTCCATACTCGCTTTGAAACCTATTTTCGCTATTATAATATGTCCTTTGTTGAACCGCTGATGGTCGCCTGGATACGAAAGCTATACCGCAGATGTGACGCCCTGATTGCCCCTTCGGAAAGCTTTGCCCAAGTACTGCGCGAACAGCGGATGAATTTCGACATCGGCATCTGGACCCGCGGCGTCGAACGCGACATATTTAGTCCCGACCGACGTGATATGGAGTGGCGTCGGAGCATTGGACTGGCGGATGACGAGCCGGCGATCGCCTTTCTCGGCCGTCTAGTGATGGAAAAAGGGTTAGATGTTTTTGCCGACACTATTGATCAGCTAAAGCGACAAAAGGTAAGGCATGAAGTGATTGTTATCGGTGAAGGCCCTGCCGGTGACTGGTTCCGATCACGGATGCCGAATGCAAAATTTGTCGGCTTTCAGTCAGGTAAGGATTTGGCGCGCGCCATGGCATCGTCCGATATGCTGTTCAATCCTTCGGTCACCGAGACGTTCGGAAACGTAACGCTGGAGGCAATGGCATGCGGCAAACCGGTTGTTGCGGCAAGGGCAACGGGAAGCGCCAGTATCGTTAAAGACGGAGTTACCGGTTATCTGGTTGAACCGGGTTCTATCACCGGATTTGCCGACCGATTGCAGAACTATTGTAACGATCCCGGATTGCGTAAAAAGCATGGCAATGCCGCCCTGGCCGAAAGTAACAAATATGACTGGGACACTATCAATCAGGTTGTAGCCGACACCTATATCCGCCTCATTCGCCAGCGGCAGTCGGGCCAGGGACCAATACAATCAAAGGCGATAAGATAG
- a CDS encoding replication-associated recombination protein A, with protein MDDFFTTDDPTEAVNEVAPGAPLAERLRPRKLDEVVGQDHLVGEGGSLSRMIGVGKLSSIIFWGPPGTGKTTLARLLATETDLRFKAISAVFSGVADLKKVFAEAEQRQQTGQKTLLFVDEIHRFNRSQQDSFLPFVEKGTVTLVGATTENPSFELNAALLSRTQVLILNRLDSAALSQLLCKAEELEGTTLPLTTNAWEALIASADGDGRFLLNQAETLFSLQIDEPLDPQELAKLLHRRMAVYDKDREGHYNLISALHKAMRGSDPQASLYYLARMLVAGEEPLYVLRRIVRFASEDIGLADPQALVQALAAKDAYQFLGSPEGELAIAQACLYCATAPKSNAAYAAQKSAWRSARQTGSLMPPQNILNAPTKLMKDIGYGADYSYDHETDEGFSGDNYWPEEMEPQQFYAPVDRGFEHKIRERLEYWEKLKSEKSR; from the coding sequence ATGGACGATTTCTTCACCACAGATGATCCGACCGAAGCGGTAAACGAAGTGGCTCCCGGCGCGCCGCTTGCCGAACGGCTTCGACCGCGCAAACTGGACGAAGTAGTTGGCCAAGATCATCTGGTTGGCGAAGGAGGTAGTTTGAGCCGCATGATTGGTGTGGGGAAACTCTCATCCATCATTTTCTGGGGACCGCCCGGAACCGGCAAAACCACGCTTGCAAGGTTGCTGGCCACCGAAACCGATCTTCGTTTCAAAGCTATTTCCGCGGTATTCTCAGGTGTGGCAGACCTCAAGAAAGTTTTCGCTGAGGCCGAGCAGCGCCAACAGACCGGTCAAAAAACCTTGCTGTTTGTGGATGAAATCCACCGTTTCAACCGCTCGCAGCAAGATAGCTTTTTACCCTTTGTAGAAAAGGGCACAGTGACACTAGTCGGCGCGACGACTGAAAATCCCTCGTTTGAACTCAATGCTGCACTGCTCAGCCGGACACAAGTGCTCATACTCAACCGTCTCGATAGCGCTGCGCTATCGCAGCTTTTGTGCAAGGCGGAAGAACTGGAGGGCACCACCCTGCCCCTAACGACCAACGCCTGGGAAGCATTGATCGCCAGCGCTGATGGTGATGGACGATTTTTGCTCAATCAGGCCGAGACGTTGTTCTCATTGCAAATTGATGAGCCGCTCGATCCTCAGGAACTCGCCAAGCTACTGCACCGGCGCATGGCGGTCTACGACAAGGACCGTGAAGGCCATTATAATCTGATATCAGCGCTCCACAAAGCGATGCGTGGATCAGACCCACAAGCCTCGCTATATTATTTGGCGCGGATGCTGGTGGCCGGAGAAGAGCCGCTTTACGTGCTGCGCAGAATTGTACGATTTGCCAGCGAAGACATCGGTCTCGCAGACCCGCAGGCGCTTGTGCAGGCGCTGGCCGCCAAAGATGCCTATCAGTTTCTCGGTAGTCCCGAGGGAGAACTCGCGATTGCGCAGGCCTGCCTTTATTGTGCCACGGCGCCCAAATCTAACGCCGCCTATGCCGCTCAAAAATCAGCTTGGCGATCCGCCAGACAAACCGGCTCGCTTATGCCGCCGCAGAATATTCTCAACGCACCGACCAAGCTGATGAAGGACATTGGTTATGGCGCGGACTATAGCTATGACCATGAAACCGATGAAGGCTTTTCCGGTGATAATTACTGGCCAGAAGAAATGGAGCCGCAACAATTTTACGCACCGGTAGATCGCGGCTTCGAACACAAGATCCGCGAACGACTGGAATATTGGGAGAAGTTGAAAAGTGAAAAATCTCGCTAA